A single window of Colletes latitarsis isolate SP2378_abdomen chromosome 11, iyColLati1, whole genome shotgun sequence DNA harbors:
- the LOC143347990 gene encoding dehydrogenase/reductase SDR family member 7: MDLLAIVGLVCVIYYLIYFICPWFLDCDLNLALHEKFGKPISSLKGKVVWITGASSGIGEHLAYVLADAGCKLVLSARRREKLEEVKTNCLQKNTSLTNSDIEVLVLDICDIDNHETAFKHVISKFGKLDILVNNAGRSQRARWEKIELSVDKEMFDLNVFSQVALSRLVAKYFFQVGSGHFVLTSSFAGLAATPYSATYCGTKHALHGYFGSFVIEKINQNIAVTVACPGPIQTNFLSEAYTENSGEKYGEKVKENSDNKVSAERCATLMGIAIANKLIEVWISKPTVLQVLYLIKYYPNIGRWILTILGPRFLHRLRDDKKTLKQEQ; the protein is encoded by the exons ATGGATCTTTTGGCTATCGTTGGCTTAGTGTGCGTGATTTATTACCTCATCTATTTCATATGTCCCTGGTTTCTGGATTGTGATTTAAATCTTGCTCTTCATGAAAAATTTGGGAAACCAATAA GCTCCTTAAAAGGAAAGGTGGTGTGGATAACAGGAGCATCGAGTGGAATTGGAGAACATCTTGCATATGTTTTAGCGGATGCAGGATGTAAATTAGTTCTGTCTGCACGAAGAAGAGAGaaattagaggaagtaaaaaccAACTGCCTTCAAA AAAACACAAGTTTAACCAATTCAGATATCGAAGTACTTGTTTTAGATATCTGTGACATAGATAATCATGAAACAGCATTTAAACATGTTATCAGTAAATTTGGCaag TTAGACATACTTGTAAATAATGCGGGTCGTTCTCAACGAGCACGATGGGAGAAAATTGAATTGTCCGTCGATAAGGAAATGTTTGACTTAAACGTGTTCTCGCAAGTGGCCTTAAGCAGATTGGTGGCAAAATACTTTTTCCAAGTGGGCTCTGGCCACTTTGTGCTCACTTCGAGTTTCGCCGGCCTTGCGGCAACACCATATTCTGCTACTTATTGCGGCACTAAACATGCATTACAC GGATATTTTGGTTCTTTCGTAATCGAAAAGATCAATCAGAATATAGCGGTCACAGTCGCATGTCCAGGACCAATACAAACTAATTTCTTATCAGAAGCATATACAGAAAACTCTGGAGAA AAATACGGCGAAAAGGTGAAAGAAAATTCTGATAATAAAGTCAGCGCCGAACGTTGCGCAACGTTAATGGGGATTGCAATAGCAAACAAACTTATCGAAGTATGGATTTCCAAACCAACTGTGCTTCAAGTGTTGTACCTAATCAAGTATTATCCAAACATAGGAAGATG GATATTAACGATATTGGGACCAAGATTTTTACATCGTTTGAGAGACGATAAAAAAACGCTCAAGCAAGAACAATGA
- the Mrps2 gene encoding mitochondrial ribosomal protein S2, whose translation MTSLATRTFSSKLWRDKSILRPYFAYLPWCKLSTAIKPEEKITNVPEDQESFIDPLSHPDFFKVHNLFTVENLFDAKVHYGHMEGSLNDHMRQFVFGTRMGHLIIDLDQTAELLRQALNFTAHIALRDGIILFICKTPKFCHLVETTAKECEEFAHTRRWKLGTFTNSVREFGLLTRLPDLCIFINTMESVTKQHTAVIHAAKMAIPTIGIVDTNCNPNLITYPVPGNDDTPCAIELYCRLFKEAIMRGKKCKELLSSTIK comes from the exons ATGACCAGTCTCGCTACACGGACATTTTCATCTAAAC TGTGGAGAGACAAAAGCATTTTACGACCATACTTCGCGTATCTTCCGTGGTGTAAACTGTCAACAGCAATTAAACCAGAGGAAAAAATTACTAATG ttcCCGAAGATCAAGAAAGTTTCATAGACCCGTTGTCTCATCCAGATTTCTTTAAAGTTCACAATTTATTCACTGTCGAAAACTTATTCGATGCAAAAGTACATTATGGACATATGGAAGGATCTCTGAACGATCACATGCGACAGTTTGTATTTGGAACCAGAATGGGACATTTAATAATCGACTTAGACCAAACTGCTGAACTTTTGCGGCAAGCATTAAATTTTACAGCTCATATAGCGCTTAGAGATGGAATCATTCTATTTATTTGCAAAACTCCCAAGTTTTGTCACTTAGTAGAAACCACTGCTAAAGAGTGTGAGGAATTTGCTCATACCAGGCGATGGAAGCTTGGAACATTTACAAATTCCGTGCGCGAGTTTGGGTTACTCACAAGATTGCCAGAtttatgtatatttattaatactatGGAATCTGTTACTAAACAGCACACAGCGGTGATACACGCAGCTAAAATGGCTATTCCAACGATTGGCATTGTTGACACGAATTGCAATCCAAATCTTATAACGTATCCTGTTCCCGGGAACGACGATACGCCTTGTGCCATAGAACTCTATTGTAGGTTATTTAAGGAAGCAATTATGAGAGGAAAGAAGTGTAAAGAACTATTATCTTCAACGATAAAATAA